Below is a genomic region from Actinoallomurus bryophytorum.
CCGCGCGCCTCGCCGCCATGATCGAGGACGCCGCACCGGTGCTGGTCCTGGCCGAGACCCGTGCCTCTTCGGGAGACGAGCGGAACCTGACCGACGCCGACCGGATCGCCCCGGCGCTGCCCGGCCACCCGGCGTACGTGATCTACACGTCCGGCTCGACCGGGACGCCGAAGGGCGTCGTCGTCACCCACCGCAACCTCGTCCATCTCTTCCACAGCCACCGGACCGACCTGTACGAGCCGGCGCGGGCCGCGACCGGGCGGCGGCACCTGGCCGTGGGCCACGCCTGGTCGTTCTCCTTCGACGCGTCGTGGCAGCCGCAGGCGTGGCTACTCGACGGGCACGCCGTGCACGTGGTGACCGAAGAGGTCCAGCGCGATCCCGAGTCGCTGGTCGCGCTGATCCACGACGAGGGCCTGGACTTCCTCGAGCTCACGCCGTCGCACTTCGCGCAGCTGGCCGCCGCGGGGCTCATGGACGGCGGACGCTGCCCGCTCGCCGTCGTCGGCGTGGGCGGCGAGGCGGTCCCGCCCTCCTTCTGGACCGAGCTGGCGGCACTGCCGGGCACCGAGGCGTACAACCTGTACGGGCCGACGGAGGCCACCGTGGACGCCCTGATCGCCAGAGTCGGCGACAGCGACCGGCCGCTGGTCGGCCGGCCCGTGCACGGCGGGCGCGCCTATGTCCTGGACGGCGCGCTCCGGCACGTCCCACCCGGGGTGCCGGGCGAGCTGTACCTTGCCGGATCCGGCCTGGCCCGCGGCTATCTGGGCCGTCCGGGGCCGACCGCCGAAAGGTTCGCCGCCGACCCGTACGGGCCGCCCGGCTCGCGGATGTACCGGACGGGCGACCTGGCCCGCTGGACCGAGGACGGGCGGCTGGACTACCTAGGGCGGGCGGACTCGCAGGTCAAGATCCGTGGCTTCCGCGTCGAGCCCGGTGAGGTCGAGTCCGTGCTGGCCCGGCATCCGCAGGTCACGCAGGCCGCGGTGGCCGTACGGGAGGACCGTCCGGGCGTGCGGCTGCTGGCCGCCTATGCCGTGGGCGCGGCCGACCTCACCGAGCTGCGGGCGTACGCGGCTCGCTCGTTGCCCGGCCACATGGTGCCCTCGGCGTTCGTCGCCCTGGACCGCCTGCCGGTCCTGGCCAACGGGAAGCTGGACCGTACGGCCCTGCCCGTCCCGGACCCGTCCGCGTCGCCCGCCGGCCGCGCGCCGCGCGACGACCGGGAGCGGGCGCTGTGCGCGCTCGTGGCGGAGGTGCTCGGCGTGCACGAGCCGAGCATCGACGACGACTTCTTCGCGCTCGGCGGCGACAGCATCATCGCCATGCGGCTGGTGAGCCGGGCCCGCGCCGCCGGGCTGCGGGTCACGCCGCGCCAGGTGTTCCAGCACCGGACCGTCGCCGCCCTCGCCCCGGTCGCCACCGCTTCGGACCCGGCCGCGGACGCGACCGACGACGGCCCCGGCACCGTACCCCTGACGCCGGTCATGCACTGGCTGCGCGAGATCGGCGGCCCGCTCGGCGGCTTCAACCAGTCGGCCGTCGTACAGGTCCCGGCATCGCTCGGCTGGGACCGGCTGCTCATCGCACTGCAGGCCCTCGTGGACCGGCACGCCATGCTGCGGTCGCGGCTGCTGCGCACCGGCGACTGGTCGCTCGAGGTCCTGGCCACCTCGCGCGCCGCCGACTGGACGACCCGCGTGGACGTACGCGGGCTGGACGCCGGCGGACTGTGGGACGCGGTGGCCTCGCAGGCACGGACCGCCCAGGCCGCGCTGGACCCCGACGCCGGCGCCATGGTCCGGGCCGTCTGGTTCGACGCCGGCGACGCGGAGCCGGGACGGCTGCTGCTGATGGTCCACCACCTCGTCGTCGACGGTGTCTCGTGGCGGATCCTGCTGCCCGACCTGGCCGCGGCCTGGGCCGATGCCGGTGGTCCCGTCGCGTTGCCGAGGCCGGGCACGTCGTTCCGGCGCTGGGCCACCGCCCTCACCGCCCGTGCGGCCTCGCGTTCGGCGGAGCTTCCCCTGTGGCGTGACCTGCTGGCCAAGGGCGAGCCGCTGCCGCTCGACCGCCCGCTCGACCCCGTACGTGACGTCGCCGCCACGCTCGACGAGGTCACGGTCGGCCTGCCGCCCGCACTCACCGAGCCGCTGCTCACCCGGGTGCCCGTGGCGCTCGGCGCGTCCGTGAACGACGTGCTGCTCGGCGGCCTGGGACTGGCCGTCGCCGACTGGCGGCGACGCCGGGGACGCCCGGCCGGTTCCGTACTCGTGGCGCTGGAAGGGCACGGCCGCGAGGAACAGGTGGCCGGAGACGTGGACCTGTCGGCGACGGTCGGCTGGTTCACCAACGTCTTCCCGGTCTGCCTCGACGTGACCGGGCTCGACCTGGACGAGGCGTTCCGCGGCGGCCCGGCGGCGGCCTCGGCCGTCCGCCGCGTACGTGCCCATCTGGAGACCCTGCCCGACAACGGCATGGGCTACGGCCTGCTGCGCCGCCTGAACCCGGACACCGCCCCGGAACTCGCGGCACTGCCCGAGCCGCAGATCGAGTTCAACTACATGGGCCGCTTCGACTTCCCCGAGGCGGCCGACTGGGAGTTCGCGCCCGAGGCCGAGGCCGCCGACAACGGCGCCGACGACGCGATGCCGGAGACCTATGCCCTGGTCGTCAACGCCCAGACCGAGGACCGGCCTGCCGGCCCCGAACTCAGCGCCAGCTGGGCGTGGCCGCGCGCCGTCCTCACCACCCCCGCCGTCCAGGACCTGGCCGAGACGTGGTTCCGCGCCCTGCGGGCCCTGGTCCTGCACACCACAGAGGAGAACACCGCATGACCACCAACCCGTTCGAGAACGAGGACGGCGTCTACCGCGTCCTGGTCAACGCCGAGAACCAGCACAGCCTCTGGCCCGACTTCGCCGACATCCCGGACGGCTGGACCAGCGTGTTCGGCCCTTCGGGCCGGACGGAGTGCCTGGAGTACGTCAACACGCACTGGACCGACATGCGCCCGCAGAGCCTCATCGACGCGATGAACGCCGACTAGACCGGCGTCGCAGGAGCCGCGTGTGGCCATTGCGCCGCCTCTTGCTCACGTGAGGCTAATGACCTTATTTCGGTTTTAGCCGCCTGCCCTCTTGCTCGATCTCGGCTCTATCGATGTATTTCTCATACCTTCGGTAGGGTAGTAAGGCCATTGATCTACTGTCGACGCTGTATTTTTGCTGTGGCATTCGTTAGCGGTCCAGCAGGTATTCAGCAGTGCGGGGAATGGCTTGATGGATCGCAGGGCGGGGTGGACTTGGCGCTCGCTGAACAAGGGGATCCCCTGGTTGGCGACGGCGGCGATCGCCGGCGGATTCACGGCGGCGCCGCATTCGGCACCGGTTGACACCACCCCGATATCCATTGCCTTCCGGGCGGAAAGCAATCGTCTTAATAGCCTGGTCCGCGTTCACTGCCGCCATCGGCGAGTCCATTGTCGTCGCTATCCGTGTCCGGACGCTTTCTGCCCTCACCGCTGGTACGGCTCACGGGGGCCGCGCGGCCCGCGCGGGCCCAGAGGAGAACAGGGAGACGAGGGGTGGACAGGACCGCGGGGAGGCAGAGGAAACCGCGGCGAGGAGGGACCGCCAGGACCCCAGGGAGAACAAGGCGAGGCAGGACCGATCGGGGATACCGGAGACACAGGCCCGGTAGGACCAACCGGGGAGACCGGGGCTGCGGGTCCGGCCGGTCCGGCCGGTCCGACTGGTCCGGCAGGTCCGACGGGGGAGACCGGAGCTACGGGTCCGGCGGGACCAGCGGGAGCGACTGGGGAGACCGGAGCCGCGGGTCCGGCGGGACCAGCAGGACCGACCGGGGAGACCGGAGCGGCAGGTCCGGCCGGTCCGACAGGTCCAGCAGGGCCGACCGGGGATACCGGGGCCGCAGGTCCGACTGGTCCGGCGGGCCCGGCGGGGGAGACCGGGGCTGCGGGTCCGGTAGGTCCCGCAGGGCCGACCGGGGATACCGGCGCCGCGGGGCCGACTGGCCCGGTGGGTCCTACGGGGGAGACCGGGGCTGCGGGTCCGGCCGGTCCGACTGGTCCGACTGGTCCGGCGGGCCCGATTGGGGATACCGGAGCTACGGGTCCGGTAGGTCCGGCTGGACCAGCGGGAGTGGCTGGGGATACCGGGGCTGCGGGTCCGGCGGGTCCAGCCGGACCTACCGGGGAGACCGGGGCTGCGGGTCCGGCCGGTCCGACAGGCCCGGTGGGTCCGATTGGGGATACCGGAGCGGCAGGTCCGGCGGGGCCGACTGGCCCGGCGGGTCCTACGGGGGAGACCGGGGCTGCGGGTCCGGCGGGGCCGACTGGTCCGGCGGGCCCGATTGGGGATACCGGAGCGGCAGGTCCGGCGGGGCCGACTGGCCCGGCGGGAGCGACTGGGGATACCGGGGCCGCAGGTCCGACTGGTCCGGCGGGGGAGACCGGAGCCGCGGGTCCGGCGGGTCCAGCAGGGCCGACCGGGGAGACCGGCGCTACGGGTCCGGCAGGCCCCGCGAGTCTGGGCATTGACAGCGCGTACCAGGGCGCGAACCTCTTCATCGGGTTGGTTCAAGCCGATGGCCACACCTTGATCCGGGACCCGCAAACGAGCCCCTCGTGGCACGATATCTCGGCGCTGCCGGGATATCCCGCCAGTGGAGTAACGGACGTCACCCTCGCCGTGGAGGGCGGCAACCTGCACGTTACGGTGCGAGGCGCCGGCGACACGGTGTTCGGAACGACATGCATCGTCACCCCGGCGCCGACCTGGCCGGGCAACTGCAGCGTGTTCCAGGATTTCACGCCACCGCTGTTCCGCCGCGCAGAGTCGGCCGGCGCTCCGCGTGACCTACGTCAGCTGCGGTCCAGCCGGGGGAAGGCGATCTCGTTGAGGAGCAGTCGGAGGGCTGCGGCGATGGGGATGGCGATCAGGGCGCCGATGATTCCCAGGAGCGCGCCGCCGATGAGGGTGGCCAGGACGGTGACGACGGCGGGTACCTCGACGGCCCGGCCCATGATCTTGGGGACGAGAAAGTAGTCCTCGGCCTGGCGGTAGGCGACGTAGAAGACGGCGGTGGCGATCGCCACGGGCAGGGACACGGTCAGGGCGATGAGGGAGACGACGACGCCGCCGATGGTCGATCCGATCACCGGGATCAGGTCCATGAACGCGACGAACAGGGCCAGGACCAGCGCGTACGGGATTCCGAAGATCAGGAGCCAGATGTAGGTGCCCGCACCCGCGATCAGTGAGGTGATGAGGTTGCCCAGGACGAATCCGCCGACCTTGGTGAAGATGTTCTCGCTGATCAGGATGACGCGAGCGCGGCGTGAGCGCGGTGCGAGGCGGTAGAGCAGGTTCTTGATCGCGGGCATCCCGGCCAGGAAGTAGATGGCCAGCACGAGCACGACGAGCAGGGAGGTGGCGGCGGTCAGCACCATCTTTCCCGCTCCGAGCACGCCTCCGACCAGGGAGGAGCCGCCGCCGGACAGGAGTTTGGTCAGCCGCTGCTGAAAATGGTATTTGTCGTTGAGCTTGCCCAGCTGCGAGCTGTGGTCCTGCACCGTGTGCAGATAATGGGGCACTTCGTTGGCCAGGGCGGTGGCCTGGGAGGCCAGCGGGGGGATCGCCGCGCTCAAGAATCCGCTGATCGCGGCGAGCATGCCCACGACGACGACGGTCACCGCGGCCCAACGAGGCAGGCGATGACGGGTCAGCCATGACACCAGGGGGTCCAGCCCCGCGGCGATGAACAGCGCCAGCCCGATCAGGATCAGTACCGACCGCGCGGCGATGATGAGCTGGATGAGCCCGTACGTGACGGCGACCCCGGCCGCGCCGGTCATCCCGACGAAGAACGGTGACCGCCGATCCAGCGGCCGGCCGGGGCGCCCGAACGGCTTTGCTTCCTCCGCGGAGTCGGTCTCGGTCCGCGTCCCGTCCTCCTCCGGACCAGGCTCGCGGTCGTCGTCATCGGGAGGCGTCGAACGCTGAGGCTGGATCGTCATGGGCAACCGTCCGCTGGCATCGATTGACCTCCTGGTACCCGTGCGGTCCCGATCAAACAAAGAGTGCGGTGACCGGGTCAGTCGAGGTCCTTGTCCGGGGGCCCGTCGAAGTCGACATCGACGTTCTCGAAGCCTTTGTGGCGTTCGGTTTCGGCATAGGAGGTATAGGCGCGGCGGTCGCCCGGGGTGAGGTCGACGTTGTCGGTGAAGGGGGTCAGCAGGCTGCGCGGCCACAGCCGTTCCACGCGGACGACGTTGAACTCGGCACAGATCACGAACGTCACGGCGCCGAGGTAGATCCAGGTCATCAGACCGAGCACGATCCCGAACAGGCCGTACGTGGCGGTGGCGCCCTTCAGCGTGTAGCCGAGAAGGAACGTACCCGCCCACTGCAGCACCTCCCAGATCACAGCGCAGGCGACAGCGCCCACACGAACCTGGGCGATGCTGACAGGCCGCGCGATCAGCACCCGGAACGCGGTCGTGAACAACGCGACGTTGAGGACGAGGGTGATGACGACCGCACCCGCTCGAACGCTGCTGCCGTACGAGCTCGCATTCGAGGTCAGAGCCGACAGCACGGTGGTCGCCAGGATTCCGGCGCCGCCCGCCGCGAGCAGCAGCAG
It encodes:
- a CDS encoding MbtH family protein: MTTNPFENEDGVYRVLVNAENQHSLWPDFADIPDGWTSVFGPSGRTECLEYVNTHWTDMRPQSLIDAMNAD
- a CDS encoding AI-2E family transporter, whose translation is MTIQPQRSTPPDDDDREPGPEEDGTRTETDSAEEAKPFGRPGRPLDRRSPFFVGMTGAAGVAVTYGLIQLIIAARSVLILIGLALFIAAGLDPLVSWLTRHRLPRWAAVTVVVVGMLAAISGFLSAAIPPLASQATALANEVPHYLHTVQDHSSQLGKLNDKYHFQQRLTKLLSGGGSSLVGGVLGAGKMVLTAATSLLVVLVLAIYFLAGMPAIKNLLYRLAPRSRRARVILISENIFTKVGGFVLGNLITSLIAGAGTYIWLLIFGIPYALVLALFVAFMDLIPVIGSTIGGVVVSLIALTVSLPVAIATAVFYVAYRQAEDYFLVPKIMGRAVEVPAVVTVLATLIGGALLGIIGALIAIPIAAALRLLLNEIAFPRLDRS
- a CDS encoding YihY/virulence factor BrkB family protein, translating into DAFQRRHRWAGLPLAVAYKFVDDQGAYLTAMITYYGFVSLFPLLLLLVTALGYALQGSPGLQQRVLDSALAQFPVIGDQIGTNIHSFHGSVFGLAIGILGSLYGGLGVVQAIQNALNKIWGVPRNSRPNPIAARLRSLLLLAAGGAGILATTVLSALTSNASSYGSSVRAGAVVITLVLNVALFTTAFRVLIARPVSIAQVRVGAVACAVIWEVLQWAGTFLLGYTLKGATATYGLFGIVLGLMTWIYLGAVTFVICAEFNVVRVERLWPRSLLTPFTDNVDLTPGDRRAYTSYAETERHKGFENVDVDFDGPPDKDLD